From a single Candidatus Thorarchaeota archaeon genomic region:
- a CDS encoding zinc ribbon domain-containing protein, producing MYELDRNYSTHSATAKLMIMFGIIIFFVGFVIHLFMGLDWATISNYLPVWPIAITFVIMVSIPLVIVFLVWPLTKMASARSYSEPTRLGAICPVCGRPVPIDAVYCPYCGERISPSEDRSY from the coding sequence ATGTATGAACTCGATCGCAATTATAGTACCCACTCGGCCACTGCAAAACTGATGATTATGTTTGGTATTATCATCTTCTTCGTCGGATTTGTCATCCACTTGTTTATGGGCTTGGACTGGGCGACGATCTCAAATTATCTTCCTGTGTGGCCCATCGCAATCACATTTGTCATCATGGTTTCGATACCTCTGGTCATAGTATTCCTTGTCTGGCCGTTGACTAAGATGGCCTCCGCGCGCTCATATTCTGAACCGACTCGTCTGGGTGCGATCTGTCCGGTATGTGGACGCCCTGTGCCTATCGATGCTGTGTACTGCCCCTATTGCGGGGAGCGAATCTCTCCCTCGGAAGACCGTAGTTATTAG
- a CDS encoding GNAT family N-acetyltransferase, whose translation MYDIECSSFARPWEKKIFTLYSSYPDGLEIESGHISYGRVLRDDNAVAGYIIWSIHRRSLWGRIFNIAVRADARGRGIGTTLMQYALQHMKITGMARCKLEVRESNTAARHLYESLRMRKIGRIPKYYGDEDAIVYTVDL comes from the coding sequence ATTTATGACATTGAATGTAGTTCGTTCGCTCGACCTTGGGAGAAAAAGATATTCACACTCTACAGTTCATATCCCGATGGTCTTGAGATTGAATCGGGCCACATATCCTATGGACGAGTATTGCGTGATGACAACGCGGTTGCTGGATATATTATCTGGAGTATCCACAGGCGATCTCTGTGGGGGCGTATTTTTAATATTGCAGTGAGAGCAGATGCGCGTGGTCGAGGGATCGGGACCACCCTGATGCAGTACGCGCTTCAGCACATGAAGATCACAGGAATGGCGCGGTGCAAACTGGAAGTGCGTGAGAGTAATACTGCTGCGCGACATTTGTACGAGTCTCTGCGTATGAGAAAAATAGGTCGCATCCCCAAGTACTATGGTGATGAGGATGCGATCGTTTACACAGTCGATCTTTAG
- a CDS encoding iron-sulfur cluster assembly protein produces MISADDVVEALRPVQDPEYPISIVDPRIKIVVPEYVKVNSEEKIITVLFKPTAPYCPMGGLIGVLIRHRLEQVWPEFTVRVKVLPGSHSQEAAVNDMISDNEKYQNIIAQLQERSML; encoded by the coding sequence TTGATAAGTGCAGATGATGTCGTAGAGGCGCTCCGACCTGTACAGGACCCTGAATATCCTATATCCATTGTTGATCCACGAATTAAGATAGTGGTTCCCGAATACGTGAAGGTCAATTCTGAAGAGAAGATCATTACTGTACTGTTCAAGCCAACTGCGCCGTACTGTCCAATGGGCGGACTGATAGGAGTGCTCATTCGTCATAGACTGGAGCAAGTCTGGCCTGAGTTTACAGTTCGTGTCAAAGTCCTTCCTGGCTCGCACAGTCAGGAGGCGGCAGTTAATGATATGATAAGTGACAACGAAAAATACCAAAACATTATTGCTCAGCTTCAGGAACGAAGTATGTTGTGA